In the genome of Tannockella kyphosi, one region contains:
- a CDS encoding nucleoid-associated protein — translation MNTVIIDKILVHMMDMEHSQLIFSQEFISLEEGTTEYYDKKIEKTISSATKKEIVVGQNHSLFQDSKKMFESKEQFMDGSKKITKELFEIVKQIEMMPNSNLLFVECKIDGRKHLLVMKLNYKMTPVSIIEEVDGQRVVKIVNRQTLPPKTTAVDDAIIVDVESQKLFIIEKRYTIDGKPGCFLNDVYIKGEPKLTDKQKLSLVNKVVQAVDSEFRVVEGSPLPFVKQEVIQLALDHQPIKPLALAKKVVEKDYEATKRVEEIMSDIGIFEEDRIEHFPGNIDKLGRCKLYLDDNTVIELDLDDYLDGRNIEKTMQENGFQTITLSNIKDIIVK, via the coding sequence ATGAATACAGTAATTATAGATAAAATTTTAGTCCATATGATGGATATGGAACATAGCCAATTAATATTTTCTCAAGAATTTATTAGTTTGGAAGAAGGAACAACTGAATATTATGACAAAAAAATAGAGAAAACAATTTCTTCAGCTACAAAAAAAGAAATAGTAGTAGGACAAAATCATAGCTTGTTTCAAGATTCAAAAAAGATGTTTGAAAGTAAGGAACAGTTTATGGATGGTAGTAAAAAGATTACGAAAGAGTTATTTGAAATTGTAAAACAAATTGAAATGATGCCAAATAGTAATTTACTATTCGTAGAGTGTAAAATAGATGGTAGAAAACATTTGTTAGTTATGAAATTGAATTATAAAATGACTCCAGTATCTATTATTGAAGAAGTAGATGGGCAGCGTGTTGTGAAAATTGTAAACAGACAAACACTACCTCCTAAAACTACTGCAGTGGATGATGCTATTATTGTTGATGTAGAAAGTCAAAAATTATTTATTATTGAAAAACGTTATACAATTGATGGGAAACCAGGATGTTTTTTAAATGATGTATATATCAAAGGAGAACCAAAGCTTACAGATAAACAAAAGTTAAGTTTAGTTAATAAGGTTGTTCAAGCGGTAGATAGTGAATTTAGGGTTGTGGAAGGAAGTCCATTACCTTTTGTAAAACAAGAAGTAATTCAATTAGCGTTAGATCATCAACCTATTAAACCACTTGCTTTAGCAAAAAAAGTAGTGGAAAAAGATTATGAAGCAACAAAGAGAGTAGAAGAGATCATGAGTGATATCGGTATTTTTGAAGAAGATAGAATTGAGCATTTCCCAGGGAATATTGATAAATTAGGTAGATGTAAGTTATATCTTGATGATAATACAGTTATTGAACTTGATTTAGATGATTATTTAGATGGTCGTAATATTGAAAAGACAATGCAAGAAAATGGTTTTCAAACAATAACTTTATCCAATATTAAAGATATTATTGTAAAATAA
- the gpmI gene encoding 2,3-bisphosphoglycerate-independent phosphoglycerate mutase codes for MKKRPVVLCILDGYGLSDQIKGNAVKLANTPNLDDLMALYPTTSIEACGMPVGLPEGQMGNSEVGHLNIGAGRTVYQSLTLINKAVDDGTFNDNEKFLKAINNAKENNSKLHIWGLLSNGGVHSSNEHIYALLALAKKEGVEKVCVHAFLDGRDVAPDSGKSFVAELQEKIDEIGVGTIASVSGRYYSMDRDKRFDRVALAYDAIVKGCGDSYKDAVEYVASSYEKEVYDEFVIPGYNSTIDSTITDKDSIIFANFRPDRAMQMANIMTNDVYDDFKPENKPQDLVFVCMMKYADTVKGDIAFALPVLSNTFGDYLSAQGLKQLRIAETEKYAHVTFFFDGGFDKEIEGATRVLVNSPKVATYDLQPEMSAYEVKDKLIEELEKDIHDVVIVNFANCDMVGHTGVVSAAIKAVSVIDECVGEVYEKVLELGGTMLITADHGNSEKLMDEVGSPFTAHTTNPVPLILTNTHLQLREGGKLGDLAPTMLDLLGLEIPAEMDGVSLLK; via the coding sequence ATGAAAAAAAGACCAGTAGTTTTATGTATTTTAGATGGATATGGTTTAAGTGACCAAATAAAAGGAAATGCTGTAAAGTTAGCTAATACGCCTAACTTAGATGATTTAATGGCTTTATATCCAACAACTTCAATTGAAGCTTGTGGGATGCCAGTAGGATTACCTGAAGGACAAATGGGAAATAGTGAAGTAGGGCATTTAAATATTGGTGCAGGGAGAACTGTATACCAATCACTTACTCTTATTAATAAAGCAGTTGATGATGGAACATTTAATGATAATGAAAAATTCTTAAAAGCAATTAATAATGCGAAAGAAAACAATAGTAAATTACATATTTGGGGATTATTATCAAATGGTGGAGTACATTCATCAAATGAACATATTTATGCACTTTTAGCTTTAGCTAAAAAAGAAGGTGTCGAAAAAGTATGTGTACATGCTTTCTTAGACGGACGTGATGTTGCTCCTGATAGTGGGAAAAGCTTTGTAGCAGAATTACAAGAAAAAATAGATGAAATTGGTGTAGGAACGATTGCTTCAGTTTCAGGACGTTACTATTCAATGGATAGAGATAAAAGATTTGATCGTGTTGCATTAGCTTATGATGCAATCGTTAAAGGATGCGGAGATAGCTACAAGGATGCTGTTGAGTATGTAGCAAGTAGCTATGAAAAAGAAGTATATGATGAATTTGTAATTCCAGGATATAACAGTACTATTGATAGTACTATTACAGATAAAGATTCTATTATTTTTGCTAATTTCAGACCTGACCGTGCAATGCAAATGGCAAATATTATGACAAATGATGTATATGATGATTTCAAACCTGAAAACAAACCACAAGATTTAGTATTTGTATGTATGATGAAATATGCAGATACAGTAAAAGGGGATATTGCTTTTGCTCTTCCTGTTTTATCAAATACATTTGGTGATTATCTTTCAGCACAAGGGTTAAAACAATTACGTATTGCTGAAACTGAAAAATATGCCCATGTGACATTCTTCTTTGATGGTGGATTCGATAAAGAAATCGAAGGTGCAACTCGTGTATTAGTAAATTCTCCAAAAGTTGCTACTTATGACTTACAACCAGAAATGTCAGCATATGAAGTAAAAGATAAATTAATTGAAGAATTAGAAAAAGATATTCATGATGTAGTTATTGTAAATTTTGCAAACTGTGACATGGTAGGACATACTGGTGTAGTTTCTGCTGCAATTAAAGCAGTAAGTGTTATCGATGAGTGTGTTGGTGAAGTTTATGAAAAAGTATTAGAATTAGGTGGAACAATGTTAATTACTGCAGATCATGGTAATAGTGAAAAATTAATGGATGAAGTTGGTTCACCATTTACTGCACATACTACAAATCCAGTACCTTTAATTTTAACAAATACACACTTACAATTAAGAGAAGGTGGAAAATTAGGAGATTTAGCTCCTACAATGTTAGACTTATTAGGATTAGAAATTCCTGCTGAAATGGATGGAGTATCATTATTAAAATAA
- the hisC gene encoding histidinol-phosphate transaminase — MSWREYVRDVEPYVAGEQPKIVDLIKLNTNENPYGPSPLVRNVLEQYNEERLKYYPNSDGEELCKSIAQYYGIDQQQVFLGNGSDEVLALSFLTFFNGKKPILFPEITYSFYPVYCELYKIPFTTIPMQDDFLLSKEAFFKENNGIIFPNPNAPTGLLVDLQFIEEVVCYNKESLVIIDEAYIDFGGVSALPLLEKYENILIIQTFSKSRSLAGARLGFAMGSKEVIAKLYDVKNSFNSYPIDSISQTIGKVCMEDQNYFKECTNKIISSREYTCQELKKLGFIVPDSYANFVFVKHPDYSGKELYDYLRENKILVRHWNKEKISDYLRITIGTQTDMETMLECLKRKLL, encoded by the coding sequence ATGAGCTGGAGAGAATATGTTCGAGATGTGGAGCCTTATGTAGCAGGAGAACAGCCAAAAATAGTAGACTTAATTAAATTAAATACGAATGAGAATCCATATGGACCATCTCCATTAGTGAGAAATGTTTTAGAACAATACAATGAAGAACGTTTGAAATATTATCCAAATAGTGATGGAGAAGAATTGTGCAAAAGTATTGCCCAATATTATGGAATAGACCAACAACAAGTATTTTTAGGAAATGGTTCTGATGAAGTATTAGCTTTGTCTTTTTTAACTTTTTTTAATGGAAAGAAGCCAATTCTTTTTCCAGAAATCACGTATTCATTTTATCCAGTATACTGTGAATTATATAAAATACCATTCACTACAATACCAATGCAAGATGATTTCTTGCTTTCAAAAGAAGCTTTTTTTAAGGAAAATAATGGAATTATTTTCCCTAATCCAAATGCACCAACAGGACTATTGGTAGATTTACAATTTATTGAAGAAGTTGTTTGCTATAACAAAGAAAGTTTAGTTATTATTGATGAAGCATATATTGATTTTGGTGGTGTTTCAGCATTGCCATTATTAGAAAAATATGAAAATATATTAATTATTCAAACTTTTTCTAAATCAAGATCATTAGCTGGTGCTAGATTGGGATTTGCAATGGGAAGCAAAGAAGTGATAGCAAAATTATATGACGTTAAAAACTCATTTAATTCTTATCCTATCGATAGCATTAGCCAAACGATTGGAAAAGTGTGTATGGAAGATCAAAACTATTTTAAAGAATGTACCAATAAGATTATTTCTTCAAGAGAATATACTTGTCAGGAATTAAAAAAACTAGGGTTTATCGTACCAGATAGTTACGCTAATTTTGTATTTGTAAAACATCCAGATTATAGTGGTAAAGAATTATATGATTATTTAAGAGAAAATAAAATATTAGTTCGTCATTGGAATAAAGAAAAAATAAGTGATTATTTACGTATTACGATTGGTACTCAAACAGATATGGAAACAATGTTAGAATGTTTAAAAAGGAAGCTATTATAG
- the ftsX gene encoding permease-like cell division protein FtsX, translated as MSFSSIFAVMITLVLIGSIGILALNVQHITVTVEDSVRVYVKLERELESSDEVAIGVLINEMDNVASATYYTRDEELTKLIENYEDGAELFESYRDDNPLGAAYDVEVTDASYIDSVAQEIEEIVGVSSTTYGGESTNNLIDTMEYVRTGGTIFIVGLVLIAMLLISNTIKITITTRQTEISIMRMVGASNWYIRLPFMLEGMLIGLLGSIIPILFVVYGYTFMYDAFAGMISGNIITLLEPMPFVVDFSCLLALLGAGVGFIGSLVSIRKFLKF; from the coding sequence ATGTCCTTTTCATCTATATTTGCAGTAATGATTACTTTAGTATTAATTGGTTCTATTGGAATCTTAGCTTTAAATGTACAACATATTACCGTTACGGTAGAAGATAGCGTTCGTGTTTATGTTAAATTAGAACGTGAATTAGAGTCAAGTGATGAAGTAGCAATTGGTGTTTTAATTAATGAAATGGATAATGTAGCTTCTGCTACTTATTATACTCGTGATGAAGAGTTAACAAAGTTAATTGAAAACTATGAAGATGGTGCAGAATTATTTGAATCTTATCGTGATGATAACCCATTAGGGGCTGCTTATGATGTGGAAGTAACAGATGCTAGCTATATAGATAGTGTGGCACAAGAAATAGAAGAAATTGTAGGTGTTAGTTCTACTACTTATGGAGGAGAATCTACAAATAACTTAATTGATACAATGGAATATGTTCGTACTGGAGGTACAATATTTATTGTTGGTTTAGTCTTAATAGCAATGTTATTAATATCAAACACAATTAAGATTACAATTACTACAAGACAAACAGAAATTTCTATTATGCGTATGGTAGGAGCTAGTAACTGGTATATTCGTTTACCATTTATGTTAGAAGGAATGTTAATAGGTTTATTAGGATCTATTATTCCAATCTTGTTTGTTGTTTATGGATATACATTTATGTATGATGCTTTTGCAGGAATGATATCAGGTAATATTATTACACTTTTAGAACCGATGCCTTTTGTTGTTGATTTTTCATGCTTGTTAGCACTTTTAGGAGCAGGAGTAGGGTTTATAGGAAGTTTAGTTTCTATACGTAAGTTTTTAAAATTTTAG
- a CDS encoding CDP-alcohol phosphatidyltransferase family protein encodes MKRKNNLWNIPNILCFFRIALIPCFFYVYFTLDNSLLATMILIVSGVSDFLDGFIARKFDMITDFGKLIDPIADKLTQICVAIALMFHYPLIWIVIAILIIKDGMLTLVGLYLCQFGQKINGAKMYGKIATFYFYAVIIVLVAFDLSKTIIALFLIVSSFLLMLNAFLCYAKQLYTLDLEIREKKENG; translated from the coding sequence ATGAAAAGAAAAAACAATTTATGGAATATTCCAAATATATTATGCTTCTTTCGTATTGCATTAATACCTTGCTTTTTCTATGTTTATTTTACATTAGATAATTCGTTACTAGCAACAATGATTCTCATTGTATCAGGGGTTAGTGATTTTTTAGATGGTTTTATTGCAAGAAAATTTGATATGATTACTGATTTCGGGAAGTTAATAGATCCGATTGCAGATAAGCTAACACAAATATGTGTTGCTATTGCATTGATGTTTCATTATCCGTTAATTTGGATAGTGATTGCTATTTTGATTATAAAGGATGGGATGTTAACATTAGTAGGTTTATATTTATGTCAGTTTGGTCAAAAAATAAATGGTGCAAAAATGTATGGTAAAATAGCAACTTTTTATTTCTATGCTGTGATTATTGTGTTAGTAGCTTTTGATTTATCAAAAACAATAATAGCTTTATTTTTAATTGTTTCTAGCTTTTTATTAATGTTGAATGCTTTTTTATGTTATGCAAAACAGTTATATACATTAGATTTGGAAATTAGGGAGAAAAAAGAGAATGGATAG
- the ftsE gene encoding cell division ATP-binding protein FtsE, with amino-acid sequence MIKLENVTKVYSTGVRALNNMNLNIAPGEFVYVIGTTGAGKSTFIKLLYREEKATSGYVEVAGREVSKIRNSKVPYFRRNIGIVFQNFRLLPKKTVFENVAFALEVIDRPREEIRREVRKTLQLVGLEEKVNSFPHELSGGQQQRVAIARAIVNHPKVLIADEPTGNLDPDTSKEIINLLEKINEQQGTTVLVVTHDREVVQSHKKRTILIDNGCVASDTSLGGYSSNEGTN; translated from the coding sequence ATGATAAAATTAGAAAATGTAACAAAAGTATATAGTACAGGTGTACGTGCTTTAAATAATATGAACTTGAATATTGCACCGGGAGAGTTTGTATACGTTATTGGAACAACAGGTGCAGGGAAATCTACTTTTATAAAGTTATTATATCGTGAAGAAAAAGCAACATCTGGTTATGTAGAAGTTGCAGGTCGTGAGGTATCAAAAATCAGAAATAGCAAAGTGCCATATTTTAGAAGAAATATTGGGATTGTTTTTCAAAACTTCCGTCTTTTACCTAAAAAGACAGTTTTTGAAAATGTTGCCTTTGCCTTAGAAGTAATCGATCGTCCTCGTGAAGAAATTCGTCGTGAAGTTCGTAAAACATTACAATTAGTAGGTTTAGAAGAAAAAGTAAATAGTTTTCCTCATGAATTAAGTGGGGGACAACAACAACGTGTTGCTATTGCTAGAGCAATAGTAAATCATCCTAAAGTATTAATTGCAGATGAACCGACAGGGAATTTAGATCCTGATACATCAAAAGAAATTATTAATTTATTAGAAAAAATCAATGAGCAACAAGGAACAACAGTATTGGTTGTTACTCATGACCGTGAGGTTGTTCAAAGCCATAAAAAACGTACGATCTTAATTGATAATGGTTGTGTGGCAAGTGATACAAGCTTAGGAGGGTATTCGTCAAATGAAGGAACTAATTAG
- a CDS encoding YaaA family protein — translation MKIIVSPTKQMIKTSNHDATTKPLFLEKTKYIQNILESMSKEEIHTNFKISFALVDDVYKHIHHKEINSSAIYLYTGTVFKQLQLNSYSLQERQYINNYTRILSSYYGLLLPSDEVSPYRLDMLTKFPISLYHYWQESIDNYFEKEDFIISLASKEYSSMLKHPNIIEIDFVVKNGPTLTRNAMHVKKARGMMLHACIKNNIQTIEQLIKLEVDGYCYQENLSTSHHLVFMFDKRKL, via the coding sequence ATGAAAATTATAGTTAGTCCTACCAAACAAATGATAAAAACATCAAATCATGATGCTACTACAAAACCCTTGTTTTTAGAAAAAACAAAATACATCCAAAATATCTTAGAATCAATGTCCAAAGAAGAAATTCATACTAACTTTAAAATATCTTTTGCACTAGTTGACGATGTATATAAGCATATACATCATAAAGAAATAAATAGTTCTGCAATTTATTTATACACAGGTACTGTTTTTAAACAATTGCAATTAAATAGTTATTCTCTTCAAGAAAGACAATATATCAATAACTACACTAGAATCCTTTCTAGTTACTATGGTTTGTTACTACCAAGTGATGAAGTTTCTCCTTATCGCTTAGATATGTTAACAAAGTTTCCTATCTCTCTTTATCATTATTGGCAAGAGAGCATTGATAATTACTTTGAAAAAGAAGATTTCATCATTAGTTTAGCTTCCAAAGAATATTCCAGTATGTTAAAACATCCTAATATAATTGAAATTGATTTTGTGGTTAAAAATGGACCTACTCTGACTCGTAATGCAATGCATGTTAAAAAAGCTCGTGGGATGATGCTCCATGCTTGTATTAAAAATAATATTCAAACAATAGAACAATTAATAAAACTAGAGGTAGATGGTTATTGTTACCAAGAAAACCTTTCAACTAGTCATCATTTAGTTTTTATGTTTGATAAAAGGAAGCTATAA
- a CDS encoding bacteriocin produces MMLCIVSGCTSTTTNYIFKDENKSGIYAIEYDALQEMINNEETFLLYIGREDCLDCNNFYPILEDLLANNEGTYVYYLSILEYRNSAMEEDASLEEIEFYENLQETFEFDWVPSIKMISSGEIVDHYQYLDNDYYEIENEEEQQEELERQLEYFETWILQWFK; encoded by the coding sequence ATGATGTTATGCATAGTTAGTGGTTGTACTAGTACAACTACTAACTATATTTTTAAAGATGAAAATAAATCAGGGATTTATGCAATAGAGTATGATGCTTTACAAGAAATGATAAATAATGAGGAAACATTTTTATTATATATTGGTCGAGAAGATTGTTTAGATTGTAATAATTTTTATCCTATCTTAGAAGATTTACTTGCTAATAATGAGGGAACCTATGTTTATTATTTAAGTATTTTAGAATATCGAAATAGTGCGATGGAGGAAGATGCTTCTTTAGAAGAAATAGAGTTTTATGAAAACTTGCAAGAAACATTTGAATTTGATTGGGTACCTTCTATTAAGATGATTAGTTCAGGTGAAATAGTAGATCATTATCAATATTTAGATAATGATTATTACGAAATAGAAAATGAAGAAGAACAACAAGAAGAATTAGAAAGACAATTAGAGTATTTTGAAACATGGATACTCCAATGGTTTAAATAG
- the prfB gene encoding peptide chain release factor 2, producing MELYEIKNGLEKAHLLLTEYFETCDIPGYRREVEGLEMQTMETSFWNDPTNAKIIVGKLNEMKKVVDGYDRLQSLYESMQETYGLVKESGDSDFQVILESDYQEFQTLFDTFEKQMLLSQQYDHMSAIIEIHPGAGGTESQDWAEMLMRMYQRYADKKDYTIEVLDYLAGDGAGLKSVTIAIEGYNAYGHLRAEKGVHRLVRISPFDSAKRRHTSFASVDVMPQLDQTIELDLKSEDIDVDTYRSSGAGGQHVNTTDSAVRLTHRPTGVVVTCQNQRSQIKNREAAMVMLKSKIYQLMLEQQAKDLKEIKGEQKDIAWGSQIRSYVMHPYSLVKDSRSGYESNNPKDILDGNLDGFVYAYLKANHKG from the coding sequence ATGGAGTTATATGAAATAAAAAATGGGCTTGAAAAAGCCCATTTATTACTCACTGAATATTTTGAGACTTGTGATATACCAGGGTATCGTCGAGAAGTAGAGGGTTTAGAAATGCAAACAATGGAAACTTCTTTTTGGAATGATCCAACGAATGCAAAGATTATTGTGGGTAAGTTAAATGAAATGAAAAAAGTAGTGGATGGATATGATCGATTACAATCATTATATGAATCAATGCAAGAAACATATGGTTTAGTAAAAGAAAGTGGAGATAGTGATTTTCAAGTTATTTTAGAAAGTGATTACCAAGAGTTTCAAACTTTGTTTGATACTTTTGAAAAACAAATGTTATTATCTCAACAATATGATCATATGTCTGCTATTATTGAAATTCATCCAGGAGCTGGTGGAACAGAAAGCCAAGATTGGGCGGAAATGTTAATGCGTATGTATCAAAGATATGCTGATAAAAAAGACTATACGATAGAGGTATTAGATTACTTAGCTGGAGATGGAGCAGGTTTAAAATCTGTCACTATCGCAATAGAGGGTTATAATGCTTATGGTCATTTAAGAGCAGAAAAAGGAGTTCATCGTCTAGTCCGTATTTCTCCGTTTGATTCTGCAAAAAGACGTCATACTTCTTTTGCGTCTGTAGATGTTATGCCACAATTAGATCAAACAATAGAATTAGATCTTAAGAGTGAAGATATTGATGTGGATACATATCGTTCAAGTGGGGCTGGAGGACAACATGTCAATACAACAGATTCTGCTGTTCGTTTAACACATCGACCAACTGGAGTAGTAGTTACTTGTCAAAACCAACGTAGTCAAATTAAAAATAGAGAAGCTGCAATGGTGATGTTAAAAAGTAAAATCTATCAATTGATGTTAGAACAGCAAGCAAAAGATTTAAAAGAGATTAAAGGAGAACAAAAAGATATCGCTTGGGGTTCTCAAATAAGAAGTTATGTTATGCATCCATATTCTTTGGTGAAAGATAGCCGTAGTGGTTATGAATCAAATAATCCTAAGGATATATTGGATGGGAATTTAGATGGTTTTGTTTATGCTTATTTAAAAGCAAACCACAAAGGTTAA
- a CDS encoding YitT family protein, translating to MQSIRKTFVIIIGNFILALGVMGFIIPSGIITGGVTGIALVCQHFFGTSISLVVYLVNGLMFILGYSILGKKFALGTLLSTLIYPFFLMVLGNVEFFNTMTSDLLLSAIYAGLLIGLGMGLVLREGASTGGMDIPPLILNRFTGISVAIFINIVDVVILSGQTFFSTIEQILYGILVVIITTVVIDRIMLLGEESLQVTIISKEAQAIRDEIFNRLDRGCTFLNVTTGYHQHQQLAVMVVLNKRELRALNELSLEIDPDAFIIINETHSVKGRGFTLPSVDE from the coding sequence ATGCAGTCGATTAGAAAAACATTTGTTATTATTATTGGTAACTTTATTTTAGCGTTAGGAGTAATGGGGTTTATTATTCCTTCTGGAATTATTACTGGTGGAGTTACTGGTATTGCTTTAGTGTGCCAACATTTTTTTGGTACTTCTATTTCATTGGTTGTTTACTTAGTAAATGGATTAATGTTTATATTGGGATATTCTATTTTAGGGAAAAAATTTGCTTTAGGAACATTATTAAGTACACTTATTTATCCATTCTTTTTGATGGTTTTAGGAAATGTAGAGTTTTTTAATACCATGACAAGTGACCTGTTACTGTCTGCTATTTATGCAGGGTTATTAATTGGTTTAGGGATGGGTCTCGTGTTACGAGAGGGTGCTAGTACTGGAGGGATGGATATTCCACCATTAATTCTTAATCGATTTACAGGAATTTCAGTAGCTATTTTTATAAATATTGTAGATGTTGTTATTTTGAGTGGACAAACTTTCTTTTCAACGATTGAACAAATATTGTATGGGATATTGGTTGTTATTATAACAACGGTAGTTATTGATCGTATTATGTTGTTAGGAGAAGAAAGCTTACAGGTTACTATTATTTCAAAAGAAGCACAGGCTATTAGAGATGAGATATTTAATCGTCTTGATCGTGGTTGTACTTTTTTAAATGTGACAACGGGATATCATCAACATCAACAATTAGCGGTAATGGTTGTTTTGAATAAACGTGAACTTAGAGCACTTAATGAACTATCTTTAGAAATAGATCCAGATGCATTTATTATTATTAATGAAACACATAGTGTGAAGGGAAGAGGTTTTACACTTCCTTCTGTAGATGAATAA
- a CDS encoding zinc ribbon domain-containing protein encodes MKECPNCKKKISEQTKVCPYCGKEIGYQRIQKGQKRITKRRSVLAIVATFVISSMISVYFLFDDDYFSELALYLDDDTFATLNEGDEEYIEAIASFESGLQNTLGDEISISKSYSFSGSSGDYAYFYPVYSIAFGDTAMKLEIEYDLASDNDYVEVFYTIGEFTSFEEMVDALMVEEYFMSVIDYFSADEYLISETVEAFVNLEEEFEEKKDVIGNYGIQVDSSNDSSQCMIVITQSGEGYYLKQLWTGLFEDDIF; translated from the coding sequence ATGAAAGAATGTCCAAACTGTAAAAAGAAAATAAGTGAACAAACAAAAGTATGTCCCTATTGTGGCAAAGAAATAGGTTATCAAAGAATTCAAAAAGGACAAAAAAGAATAACAAAAAGAAGAAGTGTTTTAGCTATTGTTGCTACCTTTGTTATATCTTCTATGATTAGTGTTTATTTTTTGTTTGATGATGATTATTTTTCAGAATTAGCATTATATTTAGATGATGATACTTTTGCTACTTTAAATGAAGGTGATGAAGAATATATAGAAGCTATTGCTTCTTTTGAATCGGGTCTTCAAAATACCTTAGGAGATGAAATAAGTATTTCTAAATCTTATTCATTTAGTGGAAGTAGTGGAGATTATGCTTATTTTTATCCGGTTTATAGTATTGCTTTTGGGGATACTGCTATGAAATTAGAGATAGAATATGATTTAGCATCAGATAATGATTATGTAGAAGTATTTTATACAATAGGTGAATTTACTAGTTTTGAAGAAATGGTAGATGCATTGATGGTGGAAGAATATTTTATGAGTGTGATTGATTATTTTAGTGCTGATGAATATTTAATTAGTGAAACGGTGGAAGCTTTTGTAAACCTAGAAGAAGAGTTTGAAGAAAAGAAGGATGTTATAGGGAATTATGGAATTCAAGTTGATTCTAGTAATGATTCTTCGCAGTGTATGATTGTGATTACTCAGTCTGGAGAAGGCTATTATTTAAAGCAATTATGGACTGGTTTATTTGAAGATGATATATTTTAA